The genomic window TTTGCCAGCAGCATCATGGTGGGATCAGCGCGCGATTATAGCAGCCGCGCCGCGCGCCCTTCGCCCTCGCCCCGCGTCCTATAATCGTGCTCCATACCTCTCGAGCGGAGAAACTACCGTGTCTCGTTTCGCGATCCTGCTGGCGGTGCTCCTTCTGCCGATCCCCATGTCTTCCCAACTCGGCCGCGACGTCTGCGACCCGCAGCGCGTCGGCGAACGCGATGAGCACTACCGCGCTCGCCGCAATTTCGGCAACTGCGACGTCAAGGAGAAGATGCAGCGCGACGCCGAAAAAAAGTGGAACAAGGAGCGCCAGGCCAGGCTCAAGGCCGACACCGACCGGCTCCTCCAGCTCTCCACCGAGCTCAAGCAGCAGGTCGACAAGTCCAACGAGAACATCCTCTCGCTCGAGGTCATCAGGAAAGCCGAGGAGATCGAGAAGCTGGCGAAGAGCGTCCGCGAGCGCATGAAGGCCGACAACTACTAGATTCGCCGCAAAGGAAAACGCCGTCCGCCAAGGCGGACGGCGTTGTGGTCCGTGACCCGGGTTACGCCTCTGCCTTCACGATCCGCATCCCGTAGAACGACCGCCACACGAAGAACACCGAGATGGCGAAGAACACCACCGTCAGGACCCGGCTGATGTCGGAGTGTTCGTGCGACAGGCTCACCGCCAGCTCGACCGCCAGCAGCCCGAACAGCGTCGTGAACTTGATGACCGGGTTCATCGCCACCGACGACGTGTCCTTGAACGGGTCGCCCACGGTGTCGCCGACCACGGTCGCGTCGTGCAGCGGCGTGCCTTTCTGCTTCAGCTCCGTCTCCACGACTTTCTTCGCGTTGTCCCAGGCGCCGCCCGCGTTGGCCATGAAGATCGCCTGGTACAGCCCGAAGATCGCGATGGAGATCAGGTAGCCGATGAAGAAGAACGGCTCCAGGAACGCGAACGCCAGCGTCCCGAAGAACACCGCCAGGAAGATGTTGAGCATGCCCTTCTGCGCGTACTGCGTGCAGATCTCCACCACCTTCTTCGAGTCGGCGACGCTCGCCTTCTCCACGCCTTCCAGCTTGATGTTCGCCTTGATGAACTCCACCGCGCGGTACGCGCCGGTGGTCACCGCCTGCGTCGCCGCGCCCGTGAACCAGTAGATCATCGCGCCGCCCGTGATGAGCCCCAGGAAGAAGGGCGCGTGCAGCAGCGACAGGTTCTCCGTGTTCTCCGTCAGGCCGCTCGTCAGCGCCATGATGATCGAGAAGATCATCGTGGTCGCGCCCACCACCGCCGTGCCGATCAGCACCGGCTTGGCCGTCGCCTTGAAGGTGTTGCCCGCGCCGTCGTTCTCCTCCAGCATCTCCTTGGCGCGCTCGAAGCGCACCTCGAAGCCGTTCTGCTGCTTGATCTCCGCCTGCACGTTCGGCACCTGCTCGATCAGCGACAGCTCGTAGACCGACTGCGCGTTGTCGGTGACCGGGCCGTAGGAGTCGACCGCGATCGTGACCGGGCCCATGCCCAGGAACCCGAACGCCACCAGGCCGAACGCGAACACCGCCGGCGCCGCCATCACCGCCCCCAGCCCCATCGACGAGAAGTAGTACGACACCCCCATCAGCATCACGATGCTGATCCCCAGCCAGTACGCCGAGAAGTTTCCCGCCACGAAGCCCGACAGGATGTTCAGCGACGCCCCGCCTTCCCGCGACGACGTCACCACTTCCTTCACGTGCGCCGATTCCACCGAGGTGAACACCTTCACCAGCTCCGGGATCACCGCGCCCGCCAGCGTGCCGCACGAGATGATCGTCGCCAGCTTCCACCACAGCGACGCGTCGCCCGCCAGGCTCGGGATGATCAGGTACGACGCCAGGTACGTCAGCGCGATCGAGATCGCCGACGTCACCCACACCAGCGAGGTCAGCGGCGCCTCGTAGTTCATCTTGTCCGCGTTCCCGTACTTCGCCTTGGCGACGCCTTCGTTCAGGAAGTACGCCAGCGCCGACGCGATCACCATCAGCACGCGCATCACGAAGATCCACACCAG from Terriglobales bacterium includes these protein-coding regions:
- a CDS encoding sodium-translocating pyrophosphatase; this encodes LVWIFVMRVLMVIASALAYFLNEGVAKAKYGNADKMNYEAPLTSLVWVTSAISIALTYLASYLIIPSLAGDASLWWKLATIISCGTLAGAVIPELVKVFTSVESAHVKEVVTSSREGGASLNILSGFVAGNFSAYWLGISIVMLMGVSYYFSSMGLGAVMAAPAVFAFGLVAFGFLGMGPVTIAVDSYGPVTDNAQSVYELSLIEQVPNVQAEIKQQNGFEVRFERAKEMLEENDGAGNTFKATAKPVLIGTAVVGATTMIFSIIMALTSGLTENTENLSLLHAPFFLGLITGGAMIYWFTGAATQAVTTGAYRAVEFIKANIKLEGVEKASVADSKKVVEICTQYAQKGMLNIFLAVFFGTLAFAFLEPFFFIGYLISIAIFGLYQAIFMANAGGAWDNAKKVVETELKQKGTPLHDATVVGDTVGDPFKDTSSVAMNPVIKFTTLFGLLAVELAVSLSHEHSDISRVLTVVFFAISVFFVWRSFYGMRIVKAEA